One window from the genome of Pieris napi chromosome 12, ilPieNapi1.2, whole genome shotgun sequence encodes:
- the LOC125054387 gene encoding uncharacterized protein LOC125054387: MSSILNALWRVLICTIAVSCTLSRINAHGQRIDRIKDFICVLFLSGLQKEDLDVSLLVKLQRYNINDINNEELRKTCVPENFSTPPSLANDEKHTPLEVSGFIKDNATYSGVEKNIDAKTENRRIIEYTKGQPNLESVMNFWTNMGKRLDAKGRSGASIEVHKTRREEDKSDLTKKFSNDLNVTEFMNNVISDKNQHHAIEIYKPINADKYDLNAERIVVDHKTEPIYFNVQPPHFERNLAFKAYENVKYENNNVNIPTEQKIDDILKTINQFKAMFSNINPHKNEDMYKRHDTNKTVTKSKTEEINAPLSQSKTEPSQLNFTDELVKKIAQSVKDMVLQDLRKEMQITTTTTTHKVETISIVQKDNLNNNENIMTKVMTMLQSLKQTQTLNIQEIKTNQPTHNNQVNNIKKYDQPLKQVDKSHPTYNLTPLIHKFNTEPQNAKQNLLRPITFQTNSLEIPPLGIPIMHGLNPINQNIIVTTSAPFKSHYESDNGPSYSDSALMKVYPKEVLQSPLSAKFSKRSDDCPLNHPCDHKNEDVIRFRLSNDGKTKYDTDYYEKINLGRIKSNEGYSPRAPRFHEKLERIDRFDLGEMNEDCCRYPITQQMVECCNEKIRSRQQTSLIKKRGSYDDTHFRNFLKTQQKVTDMLEQILASKTRDMPISVETT, translated from the exons ATGTCCTCAATTCTCAATGCATTGTGGCGGGTTCTTATTTGTACAATCGCTGTTTCATGTACGTTATCTCGAATAAACGCACACGGTCAACGCATAGACCGCATAAAAG ATTTTATATGCGTTTTGTTCTTAAGTGGGTTGCAAAAGGAAGACTTGGACGTGAGCTTGCTAGTAAAACTACAGCGATACAATATAAATGACATTAATAATga AGAATTACGAAAAACTTGTGTCCCTGAGAACTTTAGCACACCTCCGAGCTTGGCTAATGATGAAAAACACACACCACTTGAGG TAAGTGGTTTTATAAAGGACAATGCAACATATTCGGgggtcgaaaaaaatatagacGCCAAAACTGAGAATAGACGTATTATAGAATATACCAAGGGTCAACCTAATTTAGAAAGCGTCATGAATTTCTGGACAAATATGGGAAAGCGTCTAGATGCAAAAGGAAGAAGTGGTGCTTCAATTGAAGTACATAAGACACGACGCGAGGAGGACAAAAGTGATTtgactaaaaagttttcaaacgaTTTAAATGTAACAGAATTTATGAACAACGTAATATCAGATAAAAATCAACATCATgcaattgaaatatataaaccaATAAATGCAGACAAATATGATTTGAATGCGGAAAGAATTGTTGTTGATCATAAAACCGaacctatttattttaatgttcagCCACCGCATTTTGAACGTAACTTAGCTTTTAAAGCGtacgaaaatgtaaaatacgaAAATAACAATGTTAACATACCAACTGAACAGAAAAtagatgatattttaaaaacaataaatcaatttaaagcTATGTTTTCCAATATTAATCCACACAAAAATGAAGACATGTATAAAAGACATGATACAAACAAAACTGTTACAAAATCAAAAACAGAGGAAATAAATGCACCCCTGAGCCAAAGTAAAACAGAACCATCACAACTAAATTTTACTGATGAGTTGGTCAAGAAAATTGCTCAAAGTGTCAAAGATATGGTTTTACAAGACTTGCGAAAAGAAATGCAAATAACAACCACAACAACTACACATAAAG TGGAAACAATTTCAATTGTACAAaaggataatttaaataataatgaaaatattatgaccAAAGTTATGACAATGCTTCAATCTTTGAAACAAACGCAAACGCTTAAcattcaagaaataaaaactaaccAACCGACGCATAATAATCAAGTAAACAATATAAAGAAGTACGATCAACCTTTGAAACAAGTAGATAAAAGCCATCCCACCTATAACCTCACTCCACTGATTCATAAATTTAACACTGAACCTCAAAATGCGAAGCAAAACCTATTAAGACCTATTACATTCCAAACAAATTCTTTGGAAATACCTCCTCTTGGAATACCAATAATGCATGGTCTAAATCCTATCAACCAAAACATAATTGTCACAACCTCCGCACCGTTCAAAAGTCACTATGAAAGCGACAATGGACCAAGTTACAGCGATAGTGCATTGATGAAAGTCTATCCTAAGGAAGTCCTACAAAGTCCGCTAAGCGCTAAATTCTCTAAAAGATCTGATGATTGCCCCTTGAACCATCCCTGTGACCACAAAAATGAAGATGTAATTAGATTCAGACTAAGCAACGACGGCAAAACTAAGTACGACACAGATTATTACGAGAAAATCAATTTGGGAAGAATTAAATCGAATGAGGGATATTCACCGCGCGCTCCAAGATTCCACGAGAAACTGGAACGCATTGATCGATTTGATTTAGGAGAGATGAATGAAGACTGCTGTAGGTATCCAATAACACAGCAAATGGTGGAGTGTTGTAATGAAAAGATCAGATCACGACAGCAGACATCATTAATCAAAAAGAGAGGTTCATACGACGATACACATTTTAGGAACTTTTTGAAAACACAACAAAAGGTCACAGATATGCTCGAACAAATACTTGCCTCCAAAACTAGAGACATGCCAATCAGCGTAGAAACGACGTAA